The genomic region TCCTTAGTAGGTTGTTCTGGAAGCGTTGAATTTTTTGTACATTAGTTTCGCTGACATACTCCCATAGTTGTATGCCATAACTCTAAATAGTCTTGAAGATTTGGTTGTAGAGTAGCACCTTATTATGAATTGATAATTTGGTGTCGCGTCCAAGCAATcaattcgtttttaatttttgggCTTTTTACCATTCTTAGTGTATTGTTCTCTACTTGACTCATTTTGGAATGAGAGAATATTTATCTGAGGGTCTTTTGAAAGAACTTTATGAGACCTTGACATTTCTATAGTCAATTTGTTCGATCTCCCCTTATCCTTCTATTTTACAAAGTAGTCACCAGGAAACTTTTCTGTTGGAATTTCTCACTATTTTGAAACAATTATCTTTGAACGCTAACATTAGTACCTCTTGAAATTGTTTGGCGGCAATGTTTAAGTTTGTTTTATGCATTATTGTCCCTTTTACCCTGCCTAAACAATATTCCACGTATGCTCTTCAATTTTGTTTACGCATGGTTAGAATATGCATGGTTATACGaacaaatccaataagatgtaaattggagctggagggtcaaataacagaacaagtgatggagtttaaatatctaggcatcacactatctcgCTACgtaaagctcgaaacagaagtggaagaaaaagtgaataaagcaaacagagccgtgCTATTTGATGCAAGTGCAAGTAATTAGTTTCAGAAATAAACATaattatagtccatttactcacagtttttgctgtaaattataaagaaaatgccaaagaaaaaaatacATTGTGCCAATGTGTACTTTTGTCTTGGGGTGGGTAGTAGCGGAGAGTAGATACAGTCCATATAAATAAGTCCATAGTAAAGTTGattccctttttttttggtaaaaagaatcggtAAAAttgccccctaattagcatcccaaatgaaattaatcagtaCGGTTTCATTTAGGTAAGTCGGTGaattaataaaatcataattCTTGGAGGTAGTGTGGTAATTTCCCCAAGCTGTAACGGATCTTTTGACAATACTTGGTGTTAGTTGTTTTGCATGATATGTGGTCACTCCATTCATATCGAATATGGACATGGCTCCGTATATATGAGCCATAATGCAGCAAAATCCAAAATCATGTGGTCTACATTAAACACGTTTTCTTGGGAATATTTCTTGAGATTGTGTGCAGCTGTTCTAATAAGAAAGACCAACTACTTGATTCTTCGTGAAAGACTAACTTCTTCTAAAAAATACTCCCAATTTGATCGACGGTGATCAAGACAGATACTAGAGAAATAGGTAAACAATTTTGAGGGTAGActatttaatataagatgtaaaaTGAGGTTGCCAGAAGCAGAAATCCATCTCGAAGGCATGGatgacgaaaaagaggaagataACAGCCCACACAGGAAGATGTCATTAAAGCaatataaatattaaaagaaaaaacaaagCTTCTGAAGCAGATGTCTGAAGAAATGCCTCTCAGCATTTAAAATACACCACAAAAAATCTGAATTGTTGTATAGGTAGACTAGTAAAACTGATTTGGAAGCAGGTAAAACTACCAGAAAACTGAAACGTAAGTATAATTGTATCTATTCACAAGAAATAAGATGAAACAATTTACTGGCCTACATTCTTTATAATGGACTATCGAGATATTGTGAAAACATAATAGGCAAATACTTACCAGTGTGGGTTTcgtaaaaaaaaagttaattatcaATCAAATATTTCTTTGAAATCAAGCTTGTGGCATTGGTACTCAACATTTGTAccgtcggaaaaatgaaagaatacccatgaacgaacatataaaacactgtattttcctgtcaccgtgccaCAAAGAAAGAAtactaaaataattattattacatgtacttgcgctggccaattttttgtgtgacacggtgacagaaaaatacagcgtgttttatatgttcgttcatgggtattctttcatttttcctactgtatgtggATTTTAGATGTGGCTGTGACAATGTAGACAGAAATGCACTATACAAAACCATGCTAGTATGGTAGAATTCAATATTCCATTCACCTAAAAATCCCCTTCTTTAAACctggaggagtaaactaaaaagataGATTTACACCCAATAATATCACTAGGAAACTCACCAAATACATCTTATTTTTTGTTTGATCGTGTTGGTATTCGACGGTAATCcacaaataataaattatactacataatacgtcgctaaagagttttaaaaacaactgttttttataaaATCAGATCAAAaccctaaaaattaaaaaacaacacagaaaatacaaaaaatcgtcGACCAATTTAATTagcctatgaaatgccaatagtgtcaaaatttcataacagtggagtaaacttgcctgaggttggaccaattacgaACAAAGACTAGGGTCCAGTACATTTaaattactcctcctagtttataAACAGGGATACGTGAAATTGGTGAAAGAAACCTTCTCAAGAATCTAGTGTAAGGTTACGGTGAAGATTGAGGTAATAAGAACTTTCCAGACACAAATAGGAATTCGACAGGGAGATAGCATATCGTACCTTCTATTCAACATCTCACTAGAGAAAGTGATTAGAGAATCTGGATTAACTACAAGCGGAATCAATATTTAGGGGTGTACAGACACTATTTTAGGAGGATGACATCGATATTACAACAAGAAAAAAAGCAGACCTGGTCCAATCGTTCTCGGCACTAAAAATAGCAGCCAAATCCTAGACTTTTTAACTTCTTTAGTGGTTTTGTTTGGGATCATCCTACGTGAATTTTGTTGATGCCAGTATTATCTCCTGCATACTTCTTTTCTTTCTGATTTATCTGGGTATATGCCACATTTTAGATATTAGATTAAATTTTCTACGATTAAATGTATATGATTCAATTAAATTGttttttgactaggaaagttttgtggtagttctgatttctttcattatatatggattttgagctgctgaatctgaatatgaggTTTGCGAACAAAGTTTCTTGCTGgaatattgaaaaaatcgcgaaaaaagcgaaaaattacaccattttccgcttttttgctcaaatctcgaaaactattaacttttagtaaatgatctgttaacagaaattaaagtacttaaagttatctacaaatatcactgtttactttttttttcagataaaccgttcggtctaaagtacaagttgaaaattgcccaTTTTTAACGGTCTcagcaaaacccactttttacattccaaaaattttattttttattagaatgctgtcatttgataaatttcttctagttttctgtacaaataataaattttagttcataggtatggtatgtctcttgtgagaGCTTCCttgagtccattccgtcctaagaggccgggaatgtctctactttccccttagagccacagaagatcaggcacagatggagtcacagtttcagttgatgtgaacatttccttcggatctgttatcttgatttctgataaacttTGAGGTATTGTCCTTATAAAAttaattagttgaacagctccctgacatCCATCAACCTAAGGCGTGGGTTtctttttatccgaggaatggattgcttaggagctaccgcatgttttggtgcaatacaagaaatgccacatatgacgtgaaaagtttGGTATTCGTTGATTTTATGTaggtacgttaaaatcagcgttatcgtacacctgctgtgtaaagcacgacaggtaaattttctgcggatcgcctgcgaaatagaggaaactacatcaacctattttcttgagccgtactttttgtagagaaaacggccaaccctgcaaggaatggtgagaccaactatctgggccttactgccgctacaagaccttgagcaagcgcgttgcttatctcgaagtgtcagcaatcgcaggcgatccgcagaaaattgaccagccgtgctttacacaacaggtgtacgaaaacgctgattttaaccctttctattccaggccttaatttgcatgttggtccctcaatcccaaaggttttcTCATGATTAGAGacccattgccttatatatacgtctcatgtaaataaataaataaataaatgaccaaaacatgtttttaatgagtttttttaaccaacttaaaagctttcttttcaaaaatagtcatcagagagcaaaaccaacttgaaaaaatgtaactaacttaaaaaaaataatgtaatgtaaattaacattaatagTTTTCTTTTGTGCGacactcctcaaaacatgacactacgcaaaggccgactccgcatcttgcacacatgtatctcgattcgcttctttttttctggtcttttctgtggttacaaacgcttcaccttctagcagctacctataagcgttgccaccagtgctacaatataacaatatagcatatatctagaaaatatgtgaacaaatatatacggcaatgggtccgcatgacctgtcgTAGGtaccaacattttgaggctttggaaacaataatctaacattttcggacatatttctacggaattgggacaccaatgagtctaaaattttataagcaacgcatattttcggctttggtaaattgagaccataacaccttgaacgtatatatacggcggctggaAATACAGAcccaatttttcaaaaacatatagaTGCAGCGTTGGGagagaaagggttaacgtacatacaatcgacggataccacactttttacgtcaagGGTGGCATTTCtcgtattgcaccaaaacatgcaatagctcataaccaatccattcctcggctaaaaactaaacccgcacctgacgtttgtggaagtcagagagcttttcaactaatacattttgaaaggacaaaacctcaaggttgatcagaaatcaagatccgaagggaaggttcacaccaactgaaactgtaaCTCCATCTGTGCCTGTTCTTCTGTGGCTCttagggaaaagcagagacattctcggtatttgGAATGTAAAATGTGGGTTTTGCCgggaccgttaaaaattggcaatttacaacttgcactttagaccgaacggttcgtctgaaaaaaaaataaatagtgatatttgtagataattttaactACTTTAATTTCTGCGGAAAAAAGCGGAAAGAAGCTGAAATATTTCGATTTTCTcacgattttttcaatgttccggcaagaaattttgtccgcatacgtcatattcggattcagcagcccaaaatccatatataatgaaagaaatcagaactaccccaaaaactttcccactagggagctcttagagtacaaattgactggaatcaataatagaaataaaaaacCAAACGCCAGTTTATTTAaatgcttaaaaaatacataGGGTAGGTGGGGGCAAAATTACGCacggggcaaaggtacgcacttACATTTTTCAGTAATTTCTTATATGTTGGCGAGAACATCTTGTGGCATATGTTTGTACTACTCAGTAGCATTGGATGAAAAACTTTGGCGCAATCAGGGCgaacacaaaaaaaaatgaggtaaaaattatttttgtaccttttgatctaatttttcttaaaaattgattgatTCTAATTCTTAATCTTTCAAATTCAGATTATTATTGGTTAGGCAAGTTGAAAGTTTATTGTTAGAAGTCTTCTTCTACATGACCGTTTGAAGTTCATATGTGCATAGTTTCATATTGAGGTTAGATATATTATTGGTTGCCGGATGGGGCAAAAGTACTCACACAAacggggcaaaggtacgcaccGCGAACGTTGAAATGGGGCAAACGTTCgcagtgcgtacctttgccccacATGAGGTAGACTTGGCAAATGCATGTTTCAAGTCAATCTTCACAGTGAATGTGATGTTCAGCTTGATATTCTATCAGCTAATTTTGTCTCAATTGCAAAATGTCTTAAATCCGCAAAAGTACGCATGTGTGTACTTTTGCCCCATTGGGTGGAACAAAGGTACGCATTTACACTTTTTTTGCCTAATATGATTACAAAATGTATCAATTTCACTTTCATCTATATTCTGTGCCAATTCAAGCATTAGGAGATTCACTAGagatgaaaatttagaaaatgcATACCTTTGCTCCCACCTACCctaattattttgtataaataaaaaacggtTTATGTCAAAAATTAATCAGCTCTATATTTTTCATCTTCTAGTAGCCAGTCCCTTTTATTTACTAATTTTTCGTACCAATAGTTTATCAAATCTTCCAATTTTCCATCATTTCCACCATACTCTTCAGGTAAAATTTCTTTATCAACTATCTGATGAAGGCTCTCGATACCTTTAGTATGCACTCTGGTGCACCTCTTCATTTTCTCGCTCATgaagcttttaaaaatatttaagatTACATTTAGGTAAGTCGGTGaattaataaaatcataattCTTGGAGGTAGTATGGTAATTTCCCCAAGCTGTAACGGATCTTTTGACAATACCAGGTGTTAGTTGTTTTGCATGGTACGCCGTTACTCCGTTCATATCGAATATGGATATGGCTCCGTATATATGAGCCATCTCAAATTCAAATAATGCAGCAATATCCAGAATCATGTGGTCTACCTTAAACACGTTTTCTTGGGAATGTTTCTTGGGATCATGTGCAGCTGTTCTAATCAGAAAAACAACTTGATTCTTATAGAGTTTCCTTAATGGAATAAATACTCCGACTTTGATGATTTCAGCTAGTTCTGGATTGGTGGGATCCCGATCTGTAAACCATTTTGCATTGTCTCGTCGTAAGTTGTAATAGTTGATGATTTTTGTTTTTGCTTCTTCTATGTTGAATTTGGATTGTCGCAAAAATGGCAAAATATACCTGaaacaaataaacatattataattataaaatagaaaatattttaattttaagtaTCTTGTGGCATAAGTACACAcataaaggaccccgcagaaaccttatgggaaatgacTCTCTGTCAAATgttctgaaactttgggttctggtagtcctgaTCCTttggagtgaata from Diabrotica virgifera virgifera chromosome 3, PGI_DIABVI_V3a harbors:
- the LOC114330005 gene encoding retinol-binding protein pinta; amino-acid sequence: MSEKYVFELGAEAEEYAKENLNETEETREKALNEIHAWLTEEKTNLNARLEPRYILPFLRQSKFNIEEAKTKIINYYNLRRDNAKWFTDRDPTNPELAEIIKVGVFIPLRKLYKNQVVFLIRTAAHDPKKHSQENVFKVDHMILDIAALFEFEMAHIYGAISIFDMNGVTAYHAKQLTPGIVKRSVTAWGNYHTTSKNYDFINSPTYLNVILNIFKSFMSEKMKRCTRVHTKGIESLHQIVDKEILPEEYGGNDGKLEDLINYWYEKLVNKRDWLLEDEKYRAD